A portion of the Rutidosis leptorrhynchoides isolate AG116_Rl617_1_P2 unplaced genomic scaffold, CSIRO_AGI_Rlap_v1 contig301, whole genome shotgun sequence genome contains these proteins:
- the LOC139882741 gene encoding uncharacterized protein, producing MEQENISDQISEVRQLLSQLKIIEEEKETYEHKNYNIDDDKEEVVYGYESEEDLPFRMKLEEIPESTSGHKRRREFYHNDYMNEKGYTKQNDKWKKFPDEYTPSIKTNIDILNLDCVQNKEEALTLWMNNTGLLIQLEKIFQDFNPNLVWTFVTYKVTGSVKNYLQTLSQAQIEILLREKTTNSEVFFTLVDTINREFLGKDDVDKKKATEAAEAEKALWHLNNIQICNMCDLEPYTCEFQKYYYKLPAESRETHKETYLNKLPWPLNKAIKDVFISEIANNRIANTLGGAIEVTQNYIAEQCLQRSIKKQLKHPTGQLCCKNNPRIPGNYGCNKEKKKIIKKYRWRKFPKNNYKKYNYKKNNFRKRKFFKRKIPYKKEKYCPENKRTCRCWLCNEEGHYANKCPNKRKTENKEKLKILNIAIENHLEPIEDSDSEIEEIYELLSDSSQSNSSEEEYSSSDE from the coding sequence ATGGAACAAGAAAATATATCCGACCAAATATCAGAAGTTAGGCAACTTCTTTCTCAACTAAAAATtattgaagaagaaaaagaaacttATGAGCATAAAAACTACAATATAGATGATGATAAAGAAGAAGTAGTATATGGGTACGAATCAGAAGAAGATTTACCATTTAGAATGAAACTAGAGGAAATTCCAGAATCAACTTCAGGTCATAAAAGAAGAAGAGAATTTTATCATAATGATTATATGAATGAAAAAGGATATACTAAACAAAATGACAAATGGAAAAAATTTCCTGACGAATATACACCatcaattaaaactaatatagacaTTCTAAACCTAGACTGTGTTCAAAATAAAGAAGAGGCTTTAACTCTTTGGATGAATAATACAGGATTATTAATTCAACTAGAAAAAATATTTCAAGATTTTAATCCTAATCTAGTCTGGACTTTTGTTACTTACAAAGTAACAGGATCTGTTAAAAACTATTTACAGACTCTATCACAAGCACAAATAGAAATCTTACTAAGAGAAAAAACAACAAATTCAGAAGTTTTCTTCACACTAGTAGATACCATAAATAGAGAATTCCTAGGAAAAGATGATGTAGATAAGAAAAAGGCAACTGAAGCTGCTGAAGCAGAAAAAGCTTTATGGCATCTTAATAACATACAAATTTGCAATATGTGTGATTTAGAACCCTATACATGTGAATTCCAAAAATACTATTATAAATTACCTGCAGAATCTAGAGAGACTCATAAAGAAACTTACTTAAATAAACTACCATGGCCACTTAACAAAGCTATAAAAGATGTATTTATATCAGAAATAGCGAATAATAGAATAGCTAATACCTTAGGAGGAGCCATTGAGGTAACCCAAAACTATATAGCCGAGCAATGCTTGCAACGATCTATAAAGAAACAACTTAAACACCCTACTGGGCAACTATGTTGTAAAAATAATCCAAGAATACCAGGTAATTATGGATGTaataaagaaaaaaagaaaattaTAAAGAAATATAGATGGAGAAAATTTCCGAAAAACAATTATAAAAAATATAACTATAAGAAAAATAACTTTAGGAAAAGAAAGTTTTTTAAAAGAAAAATACCATATAAAAAGGAAAAATATTGTCCTGAAAATAAGAGAACATGTAGATGTTGGCTCTGCAATGAAGAAGGTCATTATGCAAACAAATGCCCTAATAAAAGGAAGACTGaaaataaagaaaaacttaaaatattaaatataGCAATAGAAAATCATCTAGAACCAATAGAAGATTCAGACTCTGAAATAGAAGAAATATATGAATTACTATCTGATAGTAGTCAATCCAATAGTTCGGAAGAAGAATATTCATCCTCAG
- the LOC139882740 gene encoding UDP-glycosyltransferase 708G1-like → MPDSGMAHVALLPSAEMSHLLPILRIGASLLHQNFQVTLITVHPTVSDAESKIIARFLSAYPQVSEKKLHLLESDADSTASTDPFLLRWHAIRNSAHHLLSPLLTSMSPPVSALIYDVSLISPIIPVVTQLSIPGYVFFLSSARMFSFFVSFSTTPSWKELMASGGQSPEQVEIPSLPPLSVSLIPPAFINPKHPFGAIVHEDSPNIVKTNGILINSFENLEPDTLHALSNGTVVSGLPPVHAIGPLVPIFEFEKTESSSTNAPIIKWLDDQPPESVVFISFGSRTPMTREQIREIGDGLVKCGQRYLWVIKVKSVDRDEEDDLDKVLGKELVQRLGEKGLGLVVKDFVDQNEILAHDSTGGFLSHCGWNSVVEAVWHGVPVLAWPQGGDQLINAEVVETAGIGLWERSWRMPVSGQLIADKINEMMECKSLRARALKLREDARKGVGETTLKQLVNE, encoded by the coding sequence ATGCCTGATTCCGGTATGGCTCATGTAGCTTTACTTCCTAGTGCCGAGATGAGCCATCTATTGCCGATCCTTAGAATCGGAGCATCTCTCCTCCATCAGAATTTCCAAGTTACCCTCATCACCGTCCACCCTACCGTCTCCGATGCAGAATCTAAAATCATTGCTCGCTTCCTGTCTGCTTATCCACAAGTCTCTGAGAAAAAATTGCATCTCCTCGAATCTGATGCCGATTCCACAGCCAGTACCGATCCTTTTCTTCTCCGATGGCACGCCATTCGTAATTCTGCTCATCACCTCCTTTCTCCTCTTCTCACCTCGATGTCTCCTCCTGTCTCGGCACTTATCTATGACGTTTCCTTGATTTCCCCTATCATTCCTGTGGTTACACAGCTCTCAATCCCAGGATATGTCTTCTTCCTATCATCGGCTAGAATGTTTTCCTTCTTCGTATCATTTTCAACAACCCCTTCTTGGAAGGAACTCATGGCCTCTGGTGGTCAATCCCCTGAACAAGTTGAAATTCCAAGCCTGCCTCCATTATCTGTTTCATTGATCCCTCCCGCGTTTATAAATCCAAAACATCCGTTTGGCGCCATTGTTCACGAAGACAGTCCAAATATCGTGAAAACAAATGGGATTCTAATCAACTCGTTCGAAAACCTAGAGCCAGATACATTACATGCACTTAGTAATGGTACAGTAGTATCGGGGCTGCCACCAGTACACGCCATTGGACCTTTAGTTCCAATATTCGAGTTCGAGAAGACCGAAAGCAGTAGTACTAATGCACCGATAATTAAATGGCTCGACGACCAACCACCGGAGTCAGTGGTGTTCATCAGTTTCGGTAGTAGAACGCCCATGACAAGGGAGCAGATAAGAGAGATCGGAGATGGCTTAGTAAAATGCGGGCAGAGATATCTATGGGTGATAAAGGTTAAGAGTGTTGACAGGGACGAGGAAGACGATTTAGACAAGGTGCTCGGAAAGGAGCTTGTTCAGAGACTTGGCGAGAAAGGATTAGGACTAGTGGTGAAGGATTTCGTAGACCAAAATGAGATACTTGCTCATGACTCCACCGGTGGGTTTTTAAGCCACTGCGGGTGGAACTCGGTGGTCGAGGCCGTCTGGCATGGAGTCCCTGTACTAGCCTGGCCACAGGGTGGAGATCAGCTGATAAATGCCGAAGTGGTTGAGACTGCTGGAATTGGGCTGTGGGAGAGGAGTTGGAGAATGCCAGTAAGTGGACAGCTGATTGCAGACAAAATCAACGAGATGATGGAGTGTAAATCACTGAGAGCTCGAGCTTTGAAGCTAAGAGAAGACGCAAGGAAGGGTGTTGGTGAGACCACATTGAAACAACTCGTAAACGAGTAG
- the LOC139882736 gene encoding LOW QUALITY PROTEIN: pentatricopeptide repeat-containing protein At3g63370, chloroplastic (The sequence of the model RefSeq protein was modified relative to this genomic sequence to represent the inferred CDS: deleted 2 bases in 2 codons), whose translation MNPPLKIRSFSEYRFASSIKEFCNQGNLKEAFHLLGDFFSDHNSIFPEENYAPILDLCASRKALFQGQQIHAHVIKSRLVSDPDFLNTKLVFMYGKCGSVLDAEKVFDRISERTNFAWNGMMGAYVLNGKALRALDVFREMVVSDAFLDAVTFVSALKACGMLKNRRVGAEIHCMAVKTGYDSAGFIVNSLVAMFAKCNDVVGARKLFDCMDEKDDPVLWNSILSAYSANGQSSEALKLFKEMLVASISINSYTYVAALQACGDSPFQKLGEEIHAFILKSDPYPDVYVANALIAMYVRSGKMTEAVETFDQIYDKDDVSWNSLLTGFVQNGLYMEAVQFFHESQEAGIKADEVSVSTILAASGRLNNLLNGMEMHAYAVKNGYDSNLLIANTLIDMYAKCRCENYMARVFHKIPNKDFIPYATIIAGYSQNNSPVKAIELFREFLREQMCTDSLMIGSILRACTSSKMAKEIHGHLIRRDFSNRMLQNTLVDVYGKCGDIDYATRIFKCIEDKDVVSWTSIISLCVENELPDEAVELFHSMRDDNIEPDSIAIACILSASANLSGLNKGKEIHCFIVRNHYPLEGSIANSLIDMYGRCGNLENARKLFDCVGKKSLLLWTSMINSYGMHGHGKSAIDLFYRMLDENITPDHITFLALLKAFSHSGLIDEGKFFFESMRNEYQLEPWQEHYACVVDLLGRANQLEEAYSFVKSMETEPIVEVWCALLNACQVHSNKEIGEFAAQKLLELGSDNPGNFVLISNVFAASSRWKDVEHVRTRMRTSGLKKNPGCSWIEIGNKIHSFIARDKSHPESDDIYRKLAEITDKLEKEGSYVPQTQLVLHDVEEDEKVEILKGHSERLAIAYGLLKTCKGIRIRITKNLRVCGDCHSFCKLVSRLYKRELIIRDANRFHHFKDGVCSCRDFW comes from the exons ATGAACCCACCACTCAAAATTCGATCTTTTAGTGAATACAGATTTGCTTCCTCCATTAAAGAGTTCTGCAATCAAGGGAACCTCAAGGAAGCTTTTCATTTGCTTGGTGACTTCTTCTCCGACCATAATTCAATTTTCCCCGAGGAAAATTATGCGCCAATTCTCGACCTTTGTGCGAGCAGGAAAGCTCTGTTTCAAGGCCAACAAATCCATGCCCACGTTATTAAATCGAGGTTAGTGAGTGACCCTGATTTCTTGAACACTAAACTTGTTTTTATGTATGGTAAATGTGGGTCTGTGTTAGACGCGGAGAAGGTGTTCGATAGAATTTCCGAAAGGACAAATTTTGCTTGGAATGGCATGATGGGGGCTTATGTTTTGAATGGGAAAGCACTGAGAGCTCTTGATGTCTTTAGAGAAATGGTGGTTTCAGATGCTTTTCTTGATGCTGTTACTTTCGTTAGTGCACTCAAAGCTTGTGGTATGCTGAAAAATCGCAGAGTTGGAGCTGAAATTCATTGTATGGCCGTT AAAACGGGTTATGATTCTGCTGGGTTTATTGTCAATTCGCTCGTGGCTATGTTCGCAAAATGCAATGATGTTGTTGGGGCAAGGAAGTTATTTGATTGTATGGATGAAAAGGACGACCCTGTGTTGTGGAACTCTATATTATCAGCATATTCTGCAAATGGTCAATCTTCAGAGGCCTTGAAACTTTTCAAGGAAATGCTGGTTGCTAGTATTTCCATCAATAGTTATACTTATGTTGCCGCTCTTCAGGCTTGTGGAGATTCTCCGTTTCAAAAGCTTGGCGAGGAAATTCATGCCTTTATCTTGAAATCAGATCCATACCCTGACGTCTATGTTGCAAATGCTTTGATTGCTATGTATGTGAGATCTGGAAAAATGACCGAGGCTGTTGAGACTTTTGACCAAATTTATGACAAGGATGATGTGTCATGGAACTCTTTGCTGACTGGTTTCGTTCAAAATGGGTTATACATGGAGGCGGTACAATTTTTTCACGAGTCACAGGAAGCTGGTATAAAGGCTGATGAGGTTTCAGTGTCGACAATTTTAGCGGCTTCTGGACGATTGAACAATTTGTTAAATGGCATGGAAATGCATGCCTATGCAGTAAAAAATGGGTATGATTCCAATTTGCTCATAGCGAATACACTAATAGATATGTATGCAAAGTGTCGTTGCGAGAACTACATGGCCCGTGTTTTTCATAAGATTCCTAATAAAGATTTTATTCCGTATGCTACAATCATTGCTGGTTATTCTCAGAACAATTCTCCTGTAAAGGCCATAGAATTATTTCGAGAATTTCTCAGAGAGCAGATGTGCACAGATTCATTGATGATAGGGAGTATCCTTCGTGCTTGTACTAGCTCAAAAATGGCAAAAGAAATCCATGGGCACTTAATCAGAAGAGATTTCTCCAATCGTATGCTTCAGAATACACTTGTTGATGTATATGGAAAATGTGGTGACATTGACTATGCTACTCGGATTTTCAAATGTATCGAAGATAAAGATGTTGTTTCCTGGACAAGCATAATATCATTGTGTGTTGAAAATGAGCTTCCAGATGAGGCCGTTGAATTATTTCATTCAATGAGAGATGATAATATCGAGCCAGATTCTATTGCCATAGCATGCATACTATCAGCTTCTGCTAATTTATCAGGTTTGAATAAAGGCAAGGAGATTCACTGCTTCATTGTTCGAAACCATTATCCTTTGGAAGGATCGATTGCAAACTCTCTTATCGATATGTATGGCCGATGTGGGAAT CTAGAAAATGCTCGTAAGTTATTTGACTGTGTTGGGAAAAAAAGTCTACTGCTTTGGACAAGCATGATTAATTCATATGGAATGCATGGTCATGGAAAATCAGCTATCGATTTATTTTACAGAATGCTAGATGAAAACATTACTCCTGATCATATCACATTCTTAGCACTTCTTAAAGCATTCAGTCATTCAGGTTTGATTGATGAGGGCAAATTCTTTTTCGAAAGTATGAGAAATGAATATCAGTTGGAACCATGGCAAGAACACTATGCTTGTGTAGTTGATCTCCTTGGTCGTGCTAACCAGTTGGAAGAAGCATACAGTTTCGTCAAAAGCATGGAGACTGAACCAATCGTCGAAGTTTGGTGTGCTCTGCTCAATGCTTGTCAGGTTCATTCGAATAAAGAAATCGGAGAATTCGCTGCGCAGAAGCTTTTAGAATTGGGTTCCGATAATCCTGGAAACTTCGTGCTTATATCAAATGTTTTCGCAGCCAGCAGCCGATGGAAAGATGTCGAACACGTGAGAACGAGAATGAGGACAAGTGGGTTGAAGAAGAATCCTGGATGTAGCTGGATTGAGATTGGGAACAAGATCCATTCTTTTATAGCTAGGGATAAATCTCATCCCGAGTCAGATGACATTTACAGAAAGTTGGCTGAAATTACTGATAAGTTAGAGAAGGAAGGCAGTTATGTTCCACAGACACAGTTAGTTTTACATGATGTTGAAGAAGATGAGAAAGTTGAGATACTTAAAGGGCATAGTGAAAGACTGGCAATTGCATATGGCCTGTTAAAGACTTGTAAAGGCATTCGTATACGAATAACGAAGAATCTTCGTGTTTGTGGAGATTGCCATAGTTTTTGTAAGCTAGTTTCGAGATTGTACAAGCGAGAGCTTATAATAAGGGATGCTAACAGATTCCATCATTTCAAGGATGGAGTGTGTTCTTGTAGAGATTTCTGGTGA
- the LOC139882739 gene encoding uncharacterized protein — MLKDTKQRGRTKNSYALAWPEALPESAILMKGFTFVSDTFYSHTNLWHRLSAMVPFVGWSMKEDGIRPTRWVLFHRVEIQDRMGSWLRQLMETNFGHIHIEAFGDGDVPYCFEKASVMRHDRGRMGKEKKRQVFDLLRCKARSFCGIEKKNVQDEDHHPVIRFIFLVRNGSRAFKNKTAVSKIFSDECGKVKGCTLKVAQIEELSFCDQVRLLTNTDILASPHGVQLTNMLFMDRNSSMMEFFPKGWKELGGVGQFVYHWMAEMSRMRHHGAWWNPHREKDGLVAHNDTYFAEWPRGVLNNVRISKLEQIAKSSIAESKCVRL; from the coding sequence ATGCTTAAAGATACTAAGCAAAGAGGACGCACGAAGAATTCCTATGCATTGGCTTGGCCGGAAGCTCTCCCGGAATCTGCAATACTCATGAAAGGCTTCACTTTTGTTTCGGATACATTCTACAGCCATACTAATTTATGGCATCGATTGTCTGCAATGGTGCCTTTCGTCGGCTGGTCGATGAAGGAGGATGGAATCAGGCCAACGAGGTGGGTTTTATTCCATCGGGTAGAAATCCAAGATAGAATGGGATCTTGGCTAAGGCAATTGATGGAAACCAATTTCGGACATATTCATATTGAAGCATTTGGAGATGGAGATGTGCCTTATTGTTTCGAAAAGGCGTCAGTGATGAGGCACGACAGAGGACGCATGGGAAAGGAGAAGAAGCGTCAAGTTTTCGACTTGTTAAGATGTAAAGCTAGGAGCTTTTGTGGGATAGAGAAGAAGAATGTTCAAGATGAAGATCATCATCCTGTTATAAGATTCATTTTCCTTGTGAGGAATGGCTCGAGAGCTTTCAAGAACAAAACAGCAGTCAGTAaaatattttcagatgaatgtggGAAGGTCAAAGGTTGTACATTGAAAGTGGCTCAAATTGAAGAACTGAGCTTTTGTGATCAGGTCAGATTGTTGACTAATACAGACATTCTGGCATCTCCACATGGGGTACAGTTGACTAATATGTTGTTCATGGATCGGAATAGCAGTATGATGGAGTTTTTCCCAAAAGGATGGAAAGAGCTCGGCGGCGTTGGCCAGTTCGTTTATCATTGGATGGCCGAAATGTCCAGAATGCGACATCATGGGGCATGGTGGAACCCTCACCGCGAAAAGGATGGACTGGTTGCTCATAATGACACCTATTTTGCAGAATGGCCAAGAGGTGTTCTAAACAATGTGAGAATCAGCAAACTTGAACAAATCGCCAAGAGTTCAATTGCAGAGTCAAAATGTGTGAGACTGTAA